One segment of Thermosipho atlanticus DSM 15807 DNA contains the following:
- a CDS encoding RAD55 family ATPase produces the protein MTKLETGIRNLDKILYGGIPLYSFNIIAGPPGSGKTIFAQNIILNNVRKGLKSIYLTTISESQFKMVRHLKEFEFFSDEFLNEKFIYGDLGNVIRKRGIEKIIEYFTELIKKYKPNILVIDSFKAIRDFFLMKVLSEFLYMNLQLLCQYGK, from the coding sequence ATGACAAAACTAGAAACAGGAATAAGAAATCTTGACAAAATTCTATATGGTGGTATACCTTTATATTCGTTTAATATTATAGCAGGCCCTCCCGGTAGTGGCAAGACAATATTTGCTCAAAATATAATTTTGAATAATGTAAGAAAAGGGTTGAAAAGTATATATTTAACTACAATCTCTGAGTCTCAATTTAAGATGGTAAGACATTTAAAGGAATTTGAGTTTTTTTCAGATGAATTTTTGAATGAAAAATTTATTTATGGTGATTTGGGAAATGTTATACGAAAACGGGGAATTGAAAAAATCATAGAGTATTTTACAGAATTAATTAAGAAATATAAACCTAATATACTGGTAATTGATAGTTTTAAAGCTATAAGAGATTTTTTCCTGATGAAAGTACTTTCAGAGTTTTTGTATATGAACTTGCAGCTACTTTGTCAATATGGGAAGTAA